In a single window of the Thermotoga sp. KOL6 genome:
- a CDS encoding ABC transporter ATP-binding protein, with the protein MILEVLKVVNLKKYYGEVKAVDGISFSVEKGTVFSFLGPNGAGKTTTVEILEGLRKKDEGEIYYFGKRKEFLDNDTKKKIGVCLQKNSFFENLTAWETLKLFKGLYGRGLELSEVVDLFSLEGIRNKRVKNLSGGQFQRLAVAIAFINDPEIVFLDEPTTGLDPQARRQVWEVIKHFKNRGKTIFLTTHYMEEAERLSDYVCIIDHGKIIAEGSPDHLINSSGLKTVVEFDSEQSITVDFLEKKGSHYVVETDKPEELIKDLIKRWDVSNIMIRKPNLEDVFLKLTGRDLRE; encoded by the coding sequence CAGTTTTTCCGTGGAAAAAGGAACTGTGTTTTCATTTCTTGGCCCCAATGGTGCTGGAAAGACAACCACAGTGGAGATTCTAGAAGGGTTAAGAAAGAAAGATGAGGGAGAGATCTACTATTTCGGAAAAAGGAAAGAATTTTTGGATAACGATACTAAGAAGAAAATAGGGGTTTGCCTTCAGAAAAATTCATTTTTTGAAAACCTCACCGCGTGGGAAACTCTGAAACTTTTCAAAGGGCTTTACGGAAGAGGACTAGAACTTTCAGAAGTTGTTGATTTGTTTAGTCTAGAAGGGATAAGAAACAAGAGAGTGAAAAATCTCTCCGGCGGACAATTTCAAAGACTTGCTGTAGCGATCGCTTTTATCAATGATCCTGAGATCGTTTTTCTCGATGAACCTACCACAGGACTCGATCCTCAAGCGAGAAGACAAGTGTGGGAAGTGATCAAACATTTCAAAAATCGTGGCAAGACGATCTTTTTAACAACCCATTATATGGAAGAAGCAGAGAGACTTTCGGATTACGTGTGTATCATCGATCACGGCAAGATCATCGCCGAAGGGTCACCAGATCACTTGATAAACTCTTCAGGCCTGAAAACGGTTGTAGAGTTCGACAGCGAACAGAGCATCACGGTGGATTTTCTTGAAAAAAAAGGCAGTCATTACGTTGTTGAAACAGATAAACCGGAAGAGTTAATAAAAGATCTCATAAAGAGATGGGACGTTTCAAATATTATGATCAGGAAGCCTAATCTCGAAGACGTTTTTTTAAAACTCACAGGTAGGGATCTGAGAGAATGA
- a CDS encoding ABC transporter permease, whose translation MRRLIVSILKNDYFRNKGTLFWNFIFPIVLYLILVSIFGGMPSSMNLRIGIVGDSKILKSVFDNLPSGIKVIEIEEPEKALKYGRVDACIIIPENFDSLFSQALFLSKTKVRVPVRITVAYAAERQESIALANIISSILESLDLQIRKLKEVKVEYKKKERENINYSHFVFPAILLVGIMSVGLFTVPYQLVLYKEQGILKRLLASPLSKYGYLVVLIVCGLFAMTMTSTGIMVLARVVYGVSRLSLNFFGGVLFSFLTFLSISFLMVSLFKSFSALGAASQVFNQIFMFMGGFYFDVSNVPWPLKAFVLGNPATYLVDYLRGNLGYKMIYSNHLLVPVIWIAVSLILFLFRWRQVMVVE comes from the coding sequence ATGAGGCGATTGATCGTCTCCATTCTGAAGAACGATTATTTCAGAAACAAAGGCACTCTTTTTTGGAATTTCATCTTTCCGATTGTTCTATACTTAATTCTGGTTTCTATCTTCGGTGGCATGCCATCCAGTATGAATCTTAGAATAGGGATAGTTGGGGATAGCAAGATATTGAAAAGCGTTTTCGATAACCTACCATCGGGAATAAAAGTGATTGAAATCGAAGAACCTGAGAAAGCCCTGAAATATGGGAGAGTTGATGCATGTATTATCATACCTGAAAATTTTGATTCTTTGTTTTCACAAGCCCTCTTTCTTTCTAAAACAAAAGTGCGAGTTCCGGTCAGGATAACCGTCGCCTATGCAGCGGAAAGGCAAGAATCGATAGCCCTAGCCAACATTATTTCAAGTATTCTAGAATCTCTTGATTTACAGATTAGAAAACTCAAGGAAGTCAAGGTGGAATACAAAAAGAAGGAAAGGGAAAATATTAATTACTCACATTTCGTGTTTCCTGCCATTTTACTTGTAGGGATAATGTCCGTCGGCCTCTTCACGGTTCCCTATCAACTGGTACTTTACAAAGAACAAGGCATTTTGAAAAGACTCCTCGCATCTCCTTTGAGCAAATATGGATACCTAGTCGTTCTTATCGTTTGCGGGCTCTTTGCTATGACAATGACGTCTACCGGAATCATGGTCCTCGCACGGGTGGTTTACGGAGTTTCCCGTTTGAGTTTAAATTTTTTCGGCGGTGTACTTTTCTCTTTCCTAACTTTTCTGAGCATTTCTTTCCTCATGGTTTCTTTGTTCAAAAGTTTTTCCGCTCTTGGTGCGGCTTCGCAGGTTTTCAACCAAATTTTTATGTTCATGGGGGGATTCTACTTCGACGTGTCAAACGTTCCTTGGCCTTTGAAAGCTTTTGTTCTGGGGAATCCAGCCACGTATCTTGTGGACTATTTGAGGGGGAATCTTGGTTACAAGATGATCTATTCGAACCACCTTTTGGTTCCAGTCATATGGATTGCTGTTTCTCTGATCCTTTTCTTGTTTAGATGGAGGCAGGTGATGGTCGTTGAGTAA
- a CDS encoding ABC transporter permease, with protein sequence MSKFLALFLAMWKQAWRDRTATFFGVAFPVLFLLIFGFIFGGSGTSAKTAVVVADYEPSSFSDFGDVFSSLEEIKDYYHEVAVIKSDKIIFIRNTSDEYYSSLLDSWEMSLKTRVERLLNRLNPVVIVEKKAVGSSKELTPFDYTLTGVIAISLLSIGLFGTVEVFSHYRERGFLKRLKATPIGNFSFVFGLISARMFYGIVSTSIILILGVLIFDVHYSLNVPFFLLSVVSSVLSFIALGAFISLVFKKSEIASEVAVIIFTIMMFLAGVYFPVSFLPRYLKFVSYFLPVKYGVELIRYSMGFEIFPFSQYLFTTSVMFLLGLAFVFYTSILVFREED encoded by the coding sequence TTGAGTAAGTTTTTAGCTCTCTTTCTCGCTATGTGGAAACAAGCTTGGAGGGATAGAACAGCTACTTTTTTCGGAGTAGCTTTTCCTGTGTTGTTTCTTTTGATATTTGGTTTCATCTTCGGGGGTTCTGGAACTTCTGCGAAGACAGCTGTTGTAGTTGCTGACTACGAACCCTCAAGTTTTTCGGATTTCGGTGATGTCTTTTCGTCTCTCGAAGAAATAAAGGATTACTACCACGAGGTAGCTGTGATAAAGAGCGATAAAATAATCTTCATAAGAAACACAAGCGACGAATATTATTCATCTCTCCTCGATTCTTGGGAAATGTCTTTGAAAACCAGAGTGGAGAGACTCCTCAACAGATTGAATCCCGTTGTGATTGTGGAAAAGAAGGCTGTGGGAAGCTCTAAAGAGCTCACTCCGTTCGATTACACCCTCACTGGAGTTATAGCCATTTCCCTTCTTTCAATTGGCCTTTTTGGAACGGTAGAGGTGTTTTCACACTATCGTGAGAGAGGGTTCTTGAAAAGGTTAAAAGCAACACCAATTGGAAATTTTTCTTTCGTCTTTGGTTTGATATCAGCAAGAATGTTTTATGGTATCGTGAGTACGTCGATTATTCTAATACTTGGTGTTCTCATTTTCGACGTGCACTACTCCTTGAATGTACCTTTTTTTCTTCTTTCTGTGGTGAGCTCTGTTCTCTCCTTCATCGCGTTGGGAGCTTTTATTTCTCTCGTTTTTAAGAAATCAGAAATAGCTTCAGAAGTCGCCGTCATAATCTTTACAATAATGATGTTCTTAGCAGGTGTATATTTCCCTGTTTCCTTCCTTCCTCGCTATCTGAAATTTGTCTCTTACTTTCTTCCTGTAAAGTACGGTGTGGAACTTATCAGATATTCCATGGGTTTTGAAATATTCCCATTCTCTCAGTATCTTTTCACAACTTCTGTGATGTTTCTACTCGGACTTGCATTCGTATTTTATACATCTATTCTCGTTTTTAGAGAAGAAGATTAA
- a CDS encoding nitroreductase family protein, whose protein sequence is MRVKPFELLTEEGKKFTHTDLYGKYTILYFFPKAGTSGCTKEAIDFSNEQFEETQIVGVSKDSIKVLKNFKEKHNLKITFLSDSEGTLHSMFDVQEGQKTIRSTFILDRWGFVRREWRKVKVEGHVEEVKRELLNMIKEDLSLNKYIEWRRARRALKRDKIPREELEILIKAAHLAPSCMNNQPWRFVVVDDENVLSKIHETLPSGNYWMKNAPVLVAVYSQRKLDCELSDRREYFLFDTGLAVGNLLIQATQMGFVAHPVAGYDPVKVKNILNIPEDYILITLIAIGFLGDEAILSEKHRKIENTERVRKDLSEIVKWNV, encoded by the coding sequence ATGAGAGTGAAACCCTTTGAACTTCTGACGGAAGAAGGGAAGAAGTTTACACACACAGATCTCTATGGAAAGTACACGATCCTATATTTCTTTCCAAAAGCCGGTACAAGTGGGTGTACCAAAGAAGCGATAGATTTTTCTAATGAGCAGTTTGAAGAGACACAAATTGTGGGTGTTTCTAAGGACAGTATAAAAGTTCTGAAAAATTTCAAGGAGAAACACAATTTGAAAATCACTTTCCTTTCAGATTCAGAGGGAACACTCCATTCGATGTTCGATGTTCAAGAAGGGCAAAAAACAATACGGTCTACGTTCATCCTCGACAGATGGGGATTTGTTAGAAGAGAATGGAGAAAGGTCAAAGTTGAAGGTCATGTAGAAGAGGTAAAAAGAGAACTCTTAAATATGATAAAAGAAGACCTGTCCCTCAACAAATACATAGAATGGAGAAGAGCAAGGAGAGCCTTGAAAAGGGACAAAATACCAAGAGAGGAGCTAGAGATACTCATTAAAGCCGCACACCTTGCTCCATCGTGTATGAACAATCAACCATGGCGTTTTGTGGTTGTGGATGATGAGAATGTTCTTTCAAAAATACACGAGACTTTACCTAGTGGAAATTACTGGATGAAAAACGCACCCGTTCTGGTAGCGGTTTATTCACAAAGAAAACTCGACTGTGAACTATCTGACAGAAGAGAATACTTTTTGTTTGATACGGGTTTAGCGGTTGGGAACTTGCTCATTCAAGCAACTCAAATGGGATTTGTAGCACACCCTGTTGCTGGATACGATCCTGTAAAAGTTAAAAACATATTGAATATACCAGAAGACTATATCCTTATAACACTTATCGCCATTGGATTTCTGGGCGATGAAGCCATTCTTTCAGAAAAACATAGAAAAATAGAGAACACCGAGAGAGTGAGAAAAGATCTCTCTGAAATTGTCAAATGGAATGTTTAA